In the genome of Magnetospirillum sp., one region contains:
- a CDS encoding DoxX family protein, which produces MNDTANAANAAYAALLLRVSMGVLFLAHAGLKLFVFTMPGTVGFFESIGYPAIVAYLVVGGELLGGAALIAGIQVRLVSAALIPIMLGALLVHLPNGWVFSAANGGWEFPALWTVLLVVQALLGAGAYAVRLPFLPEIGAPKAA; this is translated from the coding sequence ATGAACGACACAGCCAATGCCGCCAACGCCGCCTATGCCGCCCTCCTGCTGCGCGTCAGCATGGGCGTCCTGTTTCTCGCCCATGCGGGCCTCAAGCTTTTCGTCTTCACGATGCCCGGTACGGTCGGCTTTTTCGAATCGATCGGCTATCCCGCCATCGTCGCCTATCTCGTCGTCGGCGGCGAATTGCTCGGCGGTGCCGCTTTGATCGCGGGCATCCAAGTGCGCCTCGTCTCAGCCGCCTTGATCCCGATCATGCTCGGCGCCCTGCTCGTGCATCTGCCCAATGGCTGGGTGTTCTCGGCAGCCAATGGCGGCTGGGAGTTCCCGGCGCTTTGGACGGTGCTGCTGGTCGTGCAGGCCTTGCTGGGTGCGGGTGCGTACGCCGTGCGCCTGCCCTTCCTGCCCGAGATCGGTGCGCCCAAGGCCGCCTGA
- a CDS encoding ureidoglycolate lyase, with translation MKLLRYGNPGHEKPGMLDAKGQLRDLSQVCHDIAGETLSPAGLARLAKIDPASLPLVAGNPRLGACVSGIGKFICIGLNYADHAAESGLTVPPEPVLFLKATSAVCGPNDAVIIPRGSIKTDWEVELGVVIGTAGKYIDEAKALDHVAGYCVINDVSEREFQIERAGQWDKGKGCDTFGPTGPWLVTKDEIPDPQALGMWLDVDGKRYQNGSTKTMVYGVAFLVAYLSKFFTLHPGDVISTGTPPGVGMGQKPQVYLKAGQTMKLGIDGLGTQTQLTIADI, from the coding sequence ATGAAATTGCTGCGATACGGCAACCCGGGCCACGAAAAGCCCGGCATGCTCGATGCCAAAGGCCAGCTGCGCGATCTGTCGCAAGTCTGCCACGACATTGCTGGCGAAACCCTGTCGCCGGCCGGCCTTGCCCGGCTTGCCAAAATCGATCCCGCCAGCCTGCCGCTCGTGGCGGGCAATCCGCGCTTGGGCGCATGTGTGTCGGGGATCGGCAAATTCATCTGCATCGGCCTCAACTATGCCGACCATGCGGCAGAATCGGGCCTGACCGTACCGCCGGAGCCGGTGCTGTTCCTCAAAGCCACGAGTGCGGTATGCGGCCCCAACGACGCCGTGATCATTCCGCGTGGTTCGATCAAGACCGATTGGGAAGTCGAGCTCGGCGTGGTGATCGGTACGGCCGGCAAATACATCGACGAAGCCAAAGCGCTCGACCATGTCGCGGGCTATTGCGTGATCAACGACGTGTCGGAGCGCGAGTTCCAGATCGAGCGCGCGGGCCAATGGGACAAGGGCAAAGGCTGCGACACGTTCGGCCCCACGGGCCCGTGGCTCGTGACCAAGGATGAAATCCCCGACCCGCAAGCGCTCGGCATGTGGCTCGACGTGGACGGCAAGCGCTACCAGAACGGCAGCACCAAGACGATGGTCTACGGCGTTGCGTTCCTGGTCGCGTATCTGTCGAAATTCTTCACGCTCCATCCGGGCGACGTGATCTCGACAGGCACGCCGCCGGGCGTGGGCATGGGCCAGAAGCCGCAAGTCTATCTGAAGGCGGGCCAGACGATGAAACTCGGCATCGACGGGCTCGGCACGCAGACCCAGCTGACGATCGCCGACATTTAA
- a CDS encoding septum formation initiator family protein — protein MRFVPALMRSLQAAVGPVLGFCVVGYFAYHSFEGERGIYAYVRLAEQVEIARAHLDDVRAERVALEKRVALMRSDSLDPDMLDEQTRALLNFTRPDELVILEAPANRR, from the coding sequence ATGCGATTTGTGCCCGCCCTCATGCGAAGCCTGCAAGCCGCCGTGGGCCCCGTTTTGGGGTTCTGCGTGGTCGGGTATTTCGCCTATCACAGCTTCGAAGGCGAGCGGGGCATCTACGCCTATGTGCGTTTGGCCGAGCAGGTCGAGATCGCGCGCGCGCATCTCGACGACGTGCGCGCCGAGCGCGTCGCCCTCGAAAAACGCGTGGCGCTGATGCGTTCGGACTCGCTCGACCCCGACATGCTCGACGAGCAGACGCGGGCACTTCTCAATTTCACGCGCCCCGACGAACTCGTGATCTTGGAAGCGCCCGCCAATCGCCGCTGA